Within Crassostrea angulata isolate pt1a10 chromosome 2, ASM2561291v2, whole genome shotgun sequence, the genomic segment caaaaaaagaaatacaaaaaaagaagCGCCTGCTATACCTGCGGAGAAACAGGCCATTGGACTAAAGACTGCCCGAAAATTGAAGAAGTAATTCAAACTTCGGACATAGAAGATAATGAACCGcccaaaaaaataatgaaaaaggagaaaaaagggaagaaaaccaaaaaaaaaacaaaaaactgagACGAGGTGTGAACCGCCGAAAAAAACCATcaaaaaggagagaaaaaaaacaaccaaaaaaccaaaaaaagaaGACTGGGACGAGGAAATGAAAAATACCGGGCAGAATGAAGAGAATCAACAACGAAAACGTGTTTGTTGAGGAACCCGACCTCGATTAAAAACCGAACCGTGAAAGAAAAGGATAATTTCTTCAATGTAAATACGTTTTTTAACTTTAACTGTTTTCTTTCATCAATTCATTATTGTTTCGTTCTAATTGCATGTTTTCAATCAATAAAATCGTTCTCTCAATACTGGCTTGTCTCCATTTTTTGACCTCATtattgacctttgaccccccccccccccctatgtAGGTGGCTGTCAAGTGCACACAGTTGACACCCCTATCTAGGCGTCTTATACTACTGATATCACTCTTTTTGGATTGATGATATTACCTATCTGAACGGGTGACATTACctatttaaaaaagtcatattAGTAGTATAAGGCCCCTAGATAGGGGGGTCAACTGAGGtcaaatccaaaatggcgtcTAATATTATTTAGGtcaaatccaaaatggcgtcGGAATAAAGGTAAACAAAGGCAGTTTAGACAGAACAAAgtcaaattttattgaattcaaagcaaataaatgaacaaatgaacatatatacattgttaaaggagaaaaatgttaataaagaacaatttttttcactCGGAAACGAATTTTTTTCACTCGGAACACGTTTATTTGCTGATTTCACATGATGTTTCTCCGCCTTTGAGGGCTTGATCCGTGAAGAAGATCGAGAAATAATCATTTTCGTTGAACTTCGCGGCCATGGACCATTTTTCAGTGGCTTGTTCCTTCGGTCCTCCGTTCAGATAGATGTTTGGTCCCAGGAGTTTGTTGAGTTCTTTGATGTTGAGTGGTTTTTTCAGCTGAATTTCCCCGCTGATATTGTGGGTTCTTCCGTTTCTGACGAAGCAGAATTTTTTGCAATGTTCGGTGAAGAGTGCCTTGAgacttttgaatttttcttccGTGGCGATTTTGGGTTCGACATAAATGCTCCATGCTTCTCTTTCTTGTCCTGTGGCTGCTGCTTTCACCCATTCTTCGGCTTCGTTGAAAGTTTCTGTCATATCCTTGATGTGGGGGAGAATTTGGTCCAGTATTTCTCCGAATATTTTGACGTTTTCTTTGTTGTCTAGCTTGAGTGCGTCGACTTCTGCTTCCATGAGGGCCAATTTTTCTTTAGCTTTTTGGATTTGTTCATCAGCTTTCTGTTGAATTTCTCTGATGAAAGTTGCGGCTTCTGAGGTATCGTATAAGGGAGTGGCTTTCTGTACTTCTTCTTTCATTTTCTGgttgatattttccatttctttGACATGTTGTTTGTATTCTTGGagctctttttctttttctgtcatttttttaTCCAGGACTTTTTCTTTATCTTGGATTCTTTTAGCATCGTTGTCCATCCAAGTGAACAAATCGGCTTCCATGCGAGTTATCATGTCATTCTTTTGTTGgagttctttttctttttcagccaGTTTTTTCTCCATTTCCTTTGATTTTTGTACGTAATCGAAGTCGATCCAAGTTTCCATTTCGCATTCCATGCGTttcattatttctctgttttcTTGGAGATTGTCCTTCAATTCCTGCAGttcgttttctttttcagtCAGTTTTTCTTCCAGTGCAGTATTTTTCATATCTGCTCTCTCTAGCTCGTTTTCTAGTATCCAATTGAAGGTTTTTAGTCTTTTGTACTCTTCCTCGGAGAAGTATAGGGGAGGAACTTTTTCTAGtttgtggattttttctttcagtttttCGACTTCTTCTTCCAGTTTGTCTATTTCTTTATCCTGTtcgtcattttctttttcttgctcttcaatttctttttcttgctCTCCGACTTCTTCTTTCAAATCATGAATTTTCTTAGTGgctttttcattttctttgatgaCCTTTTGTAGTTCTTCTTTGGTGATCTGCAGTTCCATTTCCACGTCTCTTTTCTGTTGTAGTTCTGCTTCAGCCTCTTCCTTTATTTTTTCTGCTAGAATGACGTCCAATTTCAGCCTGTTGAACTCGTTTTCTGGGTAATAGTAATCCTTGAGCAGGTCTTGTATTTTGCTGTAGAGGGATTTTGTGCCCGTTCCGGGTCCAAAGGTTCCTGTCACTAAGTGAGGGTTCTTATCCAGTCTTCTTTTTTCTTGGATGACGATCATTTTGTAGAACTCCTTGTCTTCCTGCTTTTCTCTTTTCAGTATGTCTAAGTAAGTTTCTCCGCCTTCATTTCTGGGAGGCTTTAGAAGAAATGCtggtttttcttctttttcctcGGAGGCTGAGAATCCAAACTTCTTGGCTGGCTCAATCTCAGtcatttcttcttcttttggttcttctttgattttcttttcctCTGCCATGTTGCTGAATTTCTCTCTGATTTTTTCCACGATAAGGTTCTGAAGGCTTTCCATTCAATGGTGTGAGGAACTGAAGAGAAATGCTGTGTTATATACCCTCCGTGTACGTGACTTGAGTCAATGCAGCTGCTGGGTAAACAACACCTGTGTGACCTCGCTAGCTCTGTGTACGTGTCTGGAGTCAATGTAGCTGCGACGTAAACAACAGCTGTGTGACCTAGACAGCTGTGTGACCTAGTTTATGGTAAAAAATACTCTGACGTAGCTGTCTAGCGACCTTGATATGAGTTCGTAAACATGTTTTGATGAATATAACTATAGCAttattaaatacttttttcatttgGATCCTTCCCTTGAAAGCGAGAGAGATGAATGTAGACGAAAgcattttgttgaataaatCTCGTTTGTTGAGATATAAAAGAAAGCGATTGAtcgatgaaaatttaaaacttttaaagaaaaaaaaagcggTCAGAAAAGCTGTTAAGAAAAAAGTGGTTTCTGACTTTTACAACGTTAGATTAGACAGGGGGCGACAATCTCGCAAAtttaaagtgaaacaaaatgtatatacgGTCAGCTTTCGACCTTTCCCCCAGAAATCGTCTTTAGATTCTGAGATTTGGTATGAATTTACTCAATCAAAGAATTTGAACGAAGCTACTATTTTGAATAAAGTTCAGGCAGTGCAGCAATCGAAAAAAGATTTTACTATTACGGACGGATCTGCtgaatttgaattgtttcaCGTCAAATATCCTCAGGGAAGCGGAGGTCAAAAAGTCAGACATCTACATGCTAATAAAGAGAAGTTTAAGAAAGGAAAAAGATctgtattgaaaattaaaaatgtaggTGATCATCTCTGTCTCCCTCGAGCTATCGCTGTAGCTCGGTTACACAGTCAGCGCCCCTCGGATCTTTTGGAATTGCCCCGTTGGAAAAAACAGTGGGATCGTATTAAAAGGAATGATATTCTTTCCCCCCAGCAGAAAAAAGAAGCTTTAGAGTTGATGAAAAAAGCTCATTGTGATGCTAATTTGCCCTGCGGTCCCGAGGAATGGAACAAGTTACAAGAAGTATTGCTTCCTGAATATcgattgaaaatatttcaatttaaaacggTCTCTTCTCGACTGAAATTAGAGGCTATTTACAAAGGAAAAGGAaatggaaaatgtttgaatgtttTGTTGGATGATGAACACTACGATACTATTTTGTCTATGCCTGGATTGACCGAAAACAAATATAACTGCGATTATTGCGATGTAGGTTATAGTCACATTGAAGATCATAGAGTCAAATGTCCTTACCTTTGTTCTTTTTGTTTGGGGGACACCCCATGTATTTCCGATGGGAGTAGCATTGTTTGTTCTGATTGTAAGGGGTattttaaaagcaagatttGTTATCAGAGACATTTAGAGTCTTACAGTGTAAACTGTGAAACTACTGTATGCAGTTTAATGGATCGATGTTCTCACTGTCAAAAATGGATGAGTAAAAAGTTACTCCCTTATCACAAATGTGGGGACGGAAAATGGTGTAAGATTTGTAGAGAAATGGTCGAGAAAGATCACCAATGTTTTGTTCAAGTCAAACCTACTCTGAAAGAGAgagggaaaaaaattcaaatgtacatttattttgattttgaatgtaCTCAAGAAAATGGAACTCACGTCCCTAATTTATGTGTAGCTCATCGTGTGTGTCAGCATTGTGATCATTTAAAGGTAGATCAGACCTGTTCTCACTGTGAACATTTAGGCCCTCGACGCCATTTGTTTCGTGGTTCTGATACTTTGAAAGAATTCATGGAATGGCTTTTTCAGGCCCAGCCTCACGCTACTCAAAAAAGTCAATCTCAGCTTTTGCACGAAGGGGCCATTGTCATAGCTCACAATTTCAAGGGATACGATGggcaatttattttgaattatttggtACATACCGCTTGCATAACTCCCTCGGTGATCATGAACGGAACTAAGATTTTATCTATGGAAGTTCTTGGTTTGAAATTTATAGATTCTTATAATTATTTGCCTTTTGCTTTATCAAAAATGCCTTCGGCTTTTGGATTTGAGGAAATGAAGAAAGgatattttccccatttttttaATACGGAGCAAAATCAGAATTATGTGGGTCCCTATCCCCCCGCTTCTTATTACAATCCTGACGACATGACTTGTTCTGGACGAAAAGCGTTTTATGATTGGTATCGGCAACAAGAAgggaaattgtttgattttcaaaaagaattCTTAGATTACTGTATCTCTGACGTAGACATTTTACAACGATGTTGCGCTCAATTTAGAAAGACCATACAGAGGTTGGTACAAGTCAATCCTTTTCAAGAAGCCATTACTTTTGCCAGTACTGCTAATTTAGCCTATCGAAGGGGATTCATGCCGGAATACAGTATTGCCATCATACCGAATTTGGGATACGACCCAGCCCGACAATTTTCAATGAAAGCTTGTCGATGGTTAGCTTGGATGAGTCGAGACGGGCGGGTGATTTATCATGCTAAAAATGGTGGAGAAATAAATTTAGGGCCCTATACCGTAGACGGTTACGATCCAGAATCGAATACCGTGTACGAATTTCATGGATGTTACTGGCACGGCTGCCCTCAATGTCATTCTGATTTAGAGAATGAAAAACATCCTCATCGAGTCGATTGTACTTACGGGACGTTGTACGAACAGACTTTAATTAGAGAACATCATTTGAGAGAACAGGGGTATAAAGTAGTTTCTATTTGGGAACACGATTTTGAtttggaaatgaaaaataattttgaattgcaaGAGTTTGTGggcaatttaaattttcaagatcCTTTGAATCCTAGGGAAGCTTTGTATGGGGGGCGCACCAATGCCACGCGTTTATTTTGTACCGAGGGAGACATGAGATATGTAGACGTTTGTTCTTTATAtccttttgttttgaaacatagACCTTTTCCCATGGGTCATCCAGAAATCATCACGGAGAATTTTGAGGAGATTTCTAATTATTTCGGGTTGATTCAATGTCAGGTTTTACCCCCTCGGGGTCTCTATCATCCCGTTTTACCCTATCGTACCGGAGGAAAATTATTGTTTCCCTTATGTCGTACTTGTGCCCAAAAACTTTGTCAAGATTCTCAGTATCGCTGTCAGCATACAGATTCTGAACGCTGTATCACGGGAACTTGGGTGACTAGCGAACTTCAAAAAGCCTTAGAATGCGGATAccagttaaagaaaatttacgaAGTGTGGCATTTTCCAGAAAAAAGTCAGGATCTCTTTCGCAGTTACATTGACacgtttttgaaaatcaaacaggAAGCCTCTGGATATCCCCCCGATTGCGAGACCGAGGAACAACGGGTAGCTTACATCCGCGACATATTTGATCGAGAGAAATTGATGTTGAACCCTATAGAAATCGAGAAAAATCCCGTGAAACGAACTATTGCCAagttatttttgaattgtttgtgGGGAAAATTTGCTCAGCGCCTTCAATTACCTAAAATCGAATATTTGAACGAAGAAGAACAATTGACGAGAATGTTACAGGACAGCACTCTTGATATCAAAGGAGTTGAGTTATTAAACAACTTAGAACAACCCGAACGCGATCTGATTTTGATTAATTATCTGGAAAAACAAGATTTCATCGAAGACTGCCCCTTTGGAAACGTGGTGTTAGCTGCTTTTACTACTGCTCATGCTCGTTTACATTTATACGACACCTTAGAAAAATTAGGAGATCGGGTTCTTTATTTCGATACCGACAGTATTATTTATCAACACGTAGAAGGCTTGTATAATCCTACTATAGTCAATAGTTTAGGAGGATGGACCGACGAATTGGAGGGAGGTCATATTACCAAATTCATGTCTGGTGGCCCTAAGAATTATGCGTTTGAAACAGATACTGGAAAAAGCGTGCAAAAAGTCAAAGGCCTTACTTTGAATCATCGAGCTTCTCAAATCGTAACCATGAAGGCTTtagagaaaatgatttttaaagaattggatGAAGTGACGGTCACTTATCCTCATAAAATCCAGAGAACCAAGAGACATGAATTATtgaccaaacattttactaagAAATATCAAATTGTATATGATAAACGGCAGATCATTGATGATTTTAAGACTCTTCCTTTTGGTTATTaaacttgtttgttcaaataaaatatatgaaaaaatatcacctCTTGTTTTTTCTTAGGACCAGAGTCCtctttatatgataaaataataaacaatgaatttcaaatgcaaaaaaactttttaattggAAACTCAGCAAACAAACATACAACATATTTACATGATTTTGAAAGACTTTAGTAATgagaaaaaacatatttaccattaatgatataaagaatcgaaaataatttttagtcACATATATACACAGATTGATTTTTTCACACGGATTTCACATATTCTTGATTTTTTCCATCACTCTGCAGACTTGGAGCAGTTTCAGGAGTTCCTTGTTGTTTCCtagcattttcattttcaggtAAGACTGGTAGAGTAATTGTCTTTTAGCATCTCGTAGTTTTTTCCTACTTCTTTCTTGATCGGCTACTTCCTcttctctttttcttttctctccTCCCAAATGGTTGACCATATTGCTGTAGGTTTCGCAGTTCAGCCATAATCCCGTCAATTCTTCTTTGGCTTTCCCGTAATCCGTACAAATTTTGTAAACCCCGCTTACTTTGTCTGCTTTGGCTCCCTCGATTTCTTCCAGCTCCTGTTGACTCATGTTCTCTACCATTTTGTCCGTGTCGATTTCTTCTCCCATAGTTTGCATCTCGACCCAGTCACCGTCCTCTTCAGTGGCAGTGagatcatttaatatttcttggAAATCGGATGCGATTACTTCTAAGGGGGTTTGATCTGTTCCCTCCTCCATTTTCTCCACCACGAAAATTTCTGTCTCCGCCTCTTTTCCTTCTTCTTCTATTTCCTCCTCAtctgtttcttcttcttcttcttcttctctctctttttctttctctctttcttcttcttctttcttttcttcttcttctttcttttcttcCTCCTCCTCTTCTTCCTTCTCTCcttctttctctttttctttcaattctAAATAAAGTCTCTCTGGTTCcatcttctctacttccatcGGTTCAAATATTGAGGGAGGATATTCGATTTTTGGTACCAGGTATCCAACACTGCCGTCCGCTAAGGGCAACGCGATCACAGCTTTTATCTCTTCCATTTTATTGTTGCGTTTTACTTTACTGTGGCACTTCCCCATCCAAATTGTGACGAATAATGATTTGAGCTGTCTTTTTATATCCTCTCAATAACGAAAGTAGTTTGTTTCTCGGTACCGGACTACGTGACGTGTCACAGCCAGGTGTTTCATTCACTAGCTGAACTAGGGTGACCTCTCTTGCCAAGTCTGATCGTAACTCTTACAGCATTGACCTTTGTGCGTTTTAGGCTTTTTATAGTTTTCTTTGAACCATCGTCTCACGTAGCGATCTGTTTGTTTTGGTGTCCAGTGTTtaggaaataattgttttaatactttACGGCCTCTTCTATGACGATGATGTAAAAAATAGACACAATATTCCCCGCacactttacttgtaaaatctTGATAACGTCTTCCATTATATATCATGTGATGACTGTTTCTTTCAATAAATTCTTCAATTTCCTTATACAAGGGGGGAAATCCATAAGAATCGAAATATTCTATCGTATCTCCGTCTAAATATAAACACACCCAATGAGCTCCCGGTTGATCTTGAGGATCTGTGTTTATGACCAtggctttttctttaaaatttaaatgtttaggAATTATATCTAGGGCATAGACACCTGCAAAAGAAGATCCTAAATCTGGCTTTAAGACTTTTTTCAATTGATAggtatccatttttttttttttaaaagtcagtgCTGACTTCTCTTTGTTTGTTGATTTCTAGCACGTTATCAAATTCAGCGTAGACTAAACAATTCAGAGTTTCTGCCGTGTTTTCTGCAAATTGAATTTCGATTCTCAAATTTCCTGTTTCAATCAGATGAAACTTGTCTAGCTGTGCCTCCTGATCTTTGGTGAAATCTATACACCACAAGGTGTAGCCGTCTTTATACTCGTCGAAAGTAATTCCTGGGGCCCAATCGGCACCGAATTTTCCCAGTCCTTGATACAGACTCAAGTAGGATCTGAGATACAAGTCGTTAGCGAAATCCGGCTCATAGGGTCGGGTACTGATGGTTTCTCCGTTGATGGTGACATCTAATCTTT encodes:
- the LOC128172937 gene encoding myb-like protein X; this encodes MESLQNLIVEKIREKFSNMAEEKKIKEEPKEEEMTEIEPAKKFGFSASEEKEEKPAFLLKPPRNEGGETYLDILKREKQEDKEFYKMIVIQEKRRLDKNPHLVTGTFGPGTGTKSLYSKIQDLLKDYYYPENEFNRLKLDVILAEKIKEEAEAELQQKRDVEMELQITKEELQKVIKENEKATKKIHDLKEEVGEQEKEIEEQEKENDEQDKEIDKLEEEVEKLKEKIHKLEKVPPLYFSEEEYKRLKTFNWILENELERADMKNTALEEKLTEKENELQELKDNLQENREIMKRMECEMETWIDFDYVQKSKEMEKKLAEKEKELQQKNDMITRMEADLFTWMDNDAKRIQDKEKVLDKKMTEKEKELQEYKQHVKEMENINQKMKEEVQKATPLYDTSEAATFIREIQQKADEQIQKAKEKLALMEAEVDALKLDNKENVKIFGEILDQILPHIKDMTETFNEAEEWVKAAATGQEREAWSIYVEPKIATEEKFKSLKALFTEHCKKFCFVRNGRTHNISGEIQLKKPLNIKELNKLLGPNIYLNGGPKEQATEKWSMAAKFNENDYFSIFFTDQALKGGETSCEISK